TCGCCACGGCCATGAAGGCGTTCCTGCGCGCGGACCCGGACATCATCATGGTGGGTGAGATGCGTGACAAGGACACCACCGCGATCGGCATCGAGGCTTCCCTCACGGGCCACCTGGTGTTCGCGACCCTGCACACGAACTCCGCTCCGGAATCGATCATCCGCCTGCTCGACATGGGCATGGATCCCTTCAACTTCGCCGACGCGCTCCTGGGCATCCTCGCCCAGCGCCTTGCCAAGCGCTTGTGCAAGTGCAAGGAGGCATACACGCCCGGCCAGGACGAGATCAAGCATTTCATCACCGAGTACTGCGAGGAGCTGCGCAACACCGAGGAGTTCAAGAACGACCCCAATGCGGGCTACAAGAAGGTCTTCGACCGTTTCCAGAAGGACTACGGCTTCGGCAAGCCCGACTTTGTGCTGTCCAAGCCCAAGGGGTGCGACATCTGCGGCGGCTCCGGCTACAAGGGCCGGGTCGGCCTGCACGAACTCATGGTCGGCAGCGACCCGGTGAAGAAGATGATCCAGGAACACGCCCGCGTGGCCCAGCTCTTCGCGCAGGCGCTCTCCGACGGCATGCTCACCCTCAAGATGGACGGGATGGAAAAGGTGCTACAGGGCATCACGGACATGAAGCAGGTGAGGGCGGTCTGCATCAAATGACGCCGCAGGCGGGGCAGGCGAGGCTCGATGTTCCGGCCCCCACGCTGGAGGACCTGAAGCATTCCCTCGAGACGCATTTCCTCACCAAGCTCGAGTACCTCAACGCGATCGGGATTGCGCTCTCCCAGGAGCGCGACATCAACCGGCTGCTGGAGACCATCCTGGTCGCGGCCAAGAACCTCACGCGCGCGGACGGCGGCACCCTCTACCGGCTGGTCGACGACAAGCTGCAGTTCGAGATCCTGAGGAACGACAGCCTTTCCATCTCGATGGGCGGCACCTCCGGCAATGCCGTCCCGTTCTACCCCATCCCCCTGCACGACAAGGATGGAAACCCGAACCGGACGATGATCGCCGCCTACGCGGCCCTGAACGACCGTACGGTGAACATCGCCGACGCCTATACGGCCGAGGGTTTCGACTTTTCCGGCACGCGCAACTTCGACAAGCGCACCGGCTACCGCTCGACCTCCTTCCTCACGGTGCCGATGAAGAACCACGAGGGCGAGATCATCGGGGTGCTCCAGCTGCTCAATGCCATCGACGCCGAGACGGGAAAGGTCACGGTGTTCAGCGACGAGGACCGGCGGCTGGCGGAGTCGCTCGCCTCCCAGGCCGCGATCGCGCTGACCAACCGCCTCCTCATCCAGCAGCTCGAGGTGCTGTTCGAATCCCTCATCGAGCTCATCAACACCGCGATCGACGACAAGAGCCCCTATACGGGCGGGCACTGCAAGCGCGTGCCCACGCTCACCATGATGCTTGCGGAAGCCGCGAACACGGCGTCCCAGGGACCGCTCGCCTCGTTCCGCATGACTGACAAGGACCGCTACGAGCTGAAGATCGCCGGGTTGCTGCACGACTGCGGCAAGATCACGACGCCGGTGCACGTCGTGGACAAGGCCACGAAGCTGCAGACCATCTACGACCGCATCGACCTCCTCGACACGCGCTTCGAGGCGCTCAAGCGGGAAGCCGAGGTCGCGATGCTGCGGGCCACGCTCGCCGCGCGGGGTGCGCTCGACGCCTCCTCGGAGCAGCGCGCGCGCGAGGACTTCGAGGTGAAGATCCGGCAATACGACGACGACCGGGAGTTCCTGCGGCGCACCAACGTCGGCGGCGAGCGCATGAGCGCCGAGGACCAGGCGCGCGTCTCGCGCATCGCGCAATACACCTGGACAGGGCCGCGCGGCGTGCCGGAGCGTTTCCTTTCCCGGGACGAGGAGGCGAACCTGAACATTCCCTACGGAACGCTCAACGCGCAGGAGCGCGAGATCATCAACCACCATATCGTGGCCACGATCAAGATGCTGGAGGCCCTGCCGTGGCCCCGCCACCTCATGAACGTCCCGGAGTACGCCGGCGGGCACCACGAGCGCATGGACGGGAAGGGTTACCCGAAAGGGCTCACGCGGCCGCAGATGAGCGTGCAGGCCCGCATCATGGGCATTGCCGACATCTTCGAGGCCCTCACCGCCAAGGACCGCCCCTACAAGCCCGGCAAGACGCTCTCCGAATCGCTCTCGATCCTGGGCAAGTTCAAGGAAAACGGCCACATCGACCCGGACCTCTTCGACATCTTCCTGAAGGAGCGGGTCTATCTTCGCTACGCGCAGGAGTTTCTCGATCCCGAGCAGATCGACGAAGTCGATCCCGCCAGGATCCCGGGCAACCCCGGCTAGCGGCACGAATCTTGCCTCTTCCGGGGGCGTTCCACCACCTACCTGTCCCACATCCCATGACGAAACGCATTCCCGTCGGCGTCTTCTTCGCGCTGTTCACCATTTCCGGATTCGCCGGCCTCATCTACGAATCGATCTGGAGCCACTACCTCAAGCTCTTCCTCGGGCACGCCGCCTACGCGCAGACGCTCGTGCTCGCGATATTCATGGGCGGGATGGCGCTCGGCTCCTGGCTGGTCAGCCGCTATACCGGGCGGATCAGGAACCTCCTGCTGGGCTATGCCATCGCCGAGCTATTCATCGGCATCCTCGCGATTGCCTTCCACCGCGTCTTCGTCTCGGTCACCGGATGGGCGTTCGATTCGGTGCTTCCGGCGCTCGGCGGAACCGGGGCGGTAGACCTCTTCAAATGGACGCTCGCCTCGGCGCTCATCCTGCCGGCCTCGGTACTGCTGGGCACGACGTTCCCGCTCATGAGCGCGGGCATCATGCGCGTCTATCCGCAGGAGGGCGGGCGGGCGCTCTCGATGCTCTACTTCACCAACAGCTTCGGCGCGGCGGTCGGGGTGCTCGCGAGCGGCTTCTACCTGATCGAGAAAGTGGGCCTGCCCGGGGCGATGCTCACCGCGGGGCTCCTCAACGTGACGCTCGCCTTTGCCGTCTGGCTCATCACGAAGCGGATCGAGGTCGCCGGGGAATCCGTCGCCGCGCCGGCGAGCGGTGGCGGGGAAGGCGGCAAGCGCATTTTCCGGCTGATGATCGTGCTCGCTTTCGCGACGGGCGGTGCCTCGTTCGCCTACGAGATCGCGTGGATCCGCATGCTGAGCCTGGGGCTGGGAGCCTCCTCGCACGCCTTCGAGGTGATGCTGTCCGCCTTCATCCTCGGGATGTCGATGGGAGGGCTCGTTCTGCGGCTCATCCCGAATGCCTTTCGCGACGACCTGAAGTGGCTGGCGGGGATCCTCGTGGCCAAGGGCGTCTTCGCGGTCGGGGCGCTGGGCGTCTATGGCGCAGTGATGGATTTCGTGGCCTGGACGATGCGCGCGGTTGCGCCAACCGCCGAGGGCTACGTGATGATGAACGTGTCCGGCCTCGTCGCCTCGATGATGGTGATGTTCCCCGCCGCCTTCTGCGCCGGGATGACGCTTCCGCTCGCCACGAACGCGCTTCTCGTTCGTCGGCACGGCGAAGCGTCCATTGGCCGGATCTACGGCGCCAACACGGCGGGGTGCATCGTGGGTGCGGCCTTCGCGACCCATGTGGGCATGGAAGCATTCGGCGTGAAGGGTCTGACCGGCCTGGGTGCGATCGCGGACCTCGCGATGGCGGCGGCCGTTTTCGCCATCGGAATGCGCATCAACATCCGCACGGCGTTCGCGGCTGCTGCCGCCGTTGCCGCCGCGGCCGTGGCGATGTACGCCGCAAGCGACCTGGACGAACTCAAGATGGCCTCCGGCGTGTTCCGCTACGGCACGTTCCTGTCGCCTGAGAACGCTCGCGTCGTGTTCTACCGCGATGGCAAGACCGCGACCATTTCCGTGATCGACATCCGCAACTCGCGAAGCATCCGCACCAACGGCAAGCCCGACGCTTCCATTGAATTCCACAACCGCACGCGCCCTTCGAGCGACGAGCCGACGATGGTCCTGGCCGGGACCCTCCCGTTCGCCTTCAAGCCCGATGCGAAGCGCGTGGCGAACATCGGATTCGGTTCCGGGCTCACGACGCACGCCGTGCTCGGCAGCCCCGCGGTCGCGGTCGTCGACTCCATCGAGATCGAGCGCATGATGATCGAGGGCGCGCGCCTCTACGACCCCTTCAATCGCCGCGCCTACCACGACCCGCGAAACCGGTTCCAGATCGACGACGCGAAGACCTTCTTCGCATCGCACGGAACGAAGTACGACGTGATCATCTCGGAGCCGTCCAACCCGTGGGTGAGCGGTGTGTCGTCGCTCTTTTCCGAGGAGTTCTATGCGCACGTCGGCCGGCACCTCGTGGACGACGGCCTGCTTGTCCAGTGGGTGCAGATCTACGAGATCAATTTCGACCTCATGGCGTCCATCGTGAAGGCGCTCGGAAACCACTTCGGAGACTACGAGCTGTTCACCTCCGGCACGGGGGATATCCTGATCGTGGCCACGAAGGCGCGCAAGCTCCCGGCGATGGTCGATGCGCCGTTCCGCTTCCCGGACATGTCGCGCGACCTGGCGAGCCTCGGTTATCGCTCCCTTGCGGACTTCGAGATGTCGCGCGTCGGTTCACGGCGTGCCCTCGAGCCGCTGTTCCGCTCGGGCATCTACCCGGCGAACTCCGACTACTTCCCGATGATCGACACCCGCGCCGCAAAGGCCCGTTTCATGCATCAGAGCGCGACCGAGCTGGGAGCGCTGTCGCAGGGTTACGTTGCCTTCGCGGCGTTGTTTTCGCGCGACGCGCGGTACGACCCCCGCACCCTCGACCCCTCGTGGAAGGTGGTCAACCGGACGGCGATGAGCGCCCTCACGGCGAAGCTGTCCTGGCAAGCCTTCCTCTCGCCCGCCGATGCGGGCGTCGTCGGAATCGAGCCGCGTTACGCGATGCAGTTGAAGTTGATGCGTGACGGGTTGGCCGACTGCTCGGCGCAGCCTGAAATGTGGGTGGACATGGCCGAGGACCTTTACCGGACCACGATTCCCTATCTCGACGCGCCCGCGCACAAGGAGCTCTACGCGCGCATCTCCGGTTCGCGGTGCTACCACCAGTTGCCGGCCATCGATCGCGACCGCGTCGATCTCCAGAACGCGATGGCGATGCGCGACTCGGGGCACGCTGTGGCCCTGGCCGAGAAGCTCCTGGGATCGGGACGCGAGTGGACGAAGGCGGACCGGGCGCAGCTCCTGTTCATCGCGGCGTCAGGGCGGCTGGCCGCGGGCGACATCGCCGGCGCGAAAGCGCTGTGGGTCCGGCATGGTGACGCCGTCGAACCGCGGCAACTCGATCACCTTGCCATCCGGTTGCTGCTCTCCTGGATGGATCCGGAATATCTCGGTCGACCGGCGACGGCGGGCGACGACAAGGCCTCCAAAAACTGACGATCCTGGGCACATTGTGCCCCGCGGGTTTCGGTCTTGCCTGCGCCCCCCGCCCATCGTGCCGCGAGAAGCGGGGGGGCAGATGCAAGATCAACAGCCCCAGTTACCGGATATCAATGAAAACAACAGGTTACCATGTTACAGCTGACGCAAATCCGTAGGCGGATCGTGGCATACGGATTGCTCACATAACTTCGCACACCCAGGTGTGGTTCCAACGGCCCAACCTTCCAATTCAATCCGGAGTCTCCTCATGAAGAAAATCCAGCAAGGTTTCACGCTTATCGAACTGATGATCGTCGTTGCGATTATCGGCATCCTCGCGGCGGTCGCCATTCCCGCCTACCAGGATTACCTGAAGCGTTCGAAGATCACTGAAGTCGCGGCCACCGCCGGCGCATGCAAGACTTCCGTGGGCGAGTTCATCGCCTCCAAGAACCTCCTCCCGGCGAACGTCCTGGAAGCCGGCTGCTCGCAGACCAAGACCACCTACGTGAACGGCGTGACGGTTGTCGGCGCGAAGATCGGTGTCGAGATCAAAGCAGTGGACTCGACGGTCGATGGCAAGAACCTGTTCCTCCAGGCTGAAAAGTCCCCCGGCGTGCTGAACGACGGCACGACGTCGGTCACTGGCTGGTATTGCAGCACGGATTCCGCCAACACCGAGTGGAAGTTCTTCCCGGCCAACTGCCGCCAGGCCTCGCTGTAATCGCCTGAGCAGTACCTGCAGTACGGAAGGGCGGGGTTTCCCCGCCCTTCTTCTTTTTGGCGAGGCGCTTTGTTCCCTGCGCCTCGATGCGGGATAATTGCGGTCCCTTCCGCGCCGCACGCGAAATCCATGAATCGCTGGAAAGCATTCGCCATCCACCTGGGCATCAGCGCGACGATCGGAACGATCGTGGTCGCCACGATGCTCCTCGTCTGGTACCCCGGCCCTTTCTTCACGGCGATGGGCGGGAACGAACTCGTCATGATCCTGCTGGGCGTGGACGTGGTGCTGGGCCCGCTCATCACGCTGGTGGTGTTCAATCCGCGCAAGGGGCTGCGGCTGCTGCGCATGGACCTCGCCTTCATCGGCGTCATCCAGACTGCGGCGCTGGCCTACGGCGGGTATGTCATCGCCGAGGTGCGGCCCGTGTACATGGTGTTCACGATCGATCGCTTCGATCTCGTGGCGGCCACCGACCTCAAGGAAGCGGAACTTGCCCGCGTGGCCGACCCGGAGTTCAAGGGCGTTCCGTGGGGCAGGCCGCGAACAGTCGCAGTCAATAGCCCCAGGGACCCGAAGGAGCAGATGCGCATCATCCAGTCGGCGCTCGCCGGCGCGGACCTGCAGACCTTTCCGCAGTACTACGCGAAGTACGAGACGCTCGCGGCTCGTGCGCTGAAAGTCTCGAAACCGGTGACTGTGCTGCGCAAGCGCCATCCCGATGAATCGGCGCTCATCGACCGGACGCTGGCGGAACTCGGGCGCAGGGAAGAGGAATTGCGCTTCCTGCCCCTCAAGGCGAGAAGCCGGGACTACTGCGTGCTGCTCGATGCGAAGACCGGCGCGGTCGCGGGCTTCCTCGAGATCGTGCCCTGGTAGGACGGTACCGCCCCTACTCGTAGCGAAGCGCCTCGACCGGCCGCAGGCTCGCCGCGCGGCGAGCGGGCCAGAACCCGAAGAAGATTCCGGTCGCCGCCGAGACGGCAAAGGCCACCACGGCCACCCATGCGGAGAAGGCCACCTCGATCTGCATCGCCTTGCCGACCGCGAAAGCGCCGGCCACGCCGATCGCGATGCCGATGAGGCCGCCCACGATGCAGATCATCAGTGCCTCGAGCAGGAACTGCATCAGCACGTCGCGCTGGCGCGCGCCGATGGCCATGCGGATGCCGATCTCGCGCGTGCGCTCGGTGACCGACACCAGCATGATGTTCATGATCCCGATGCCGCCCACGACGAGCGAGATGGACCCGATGGCGCCCAGCATGAGCGAGAGGATGCGCGCCGTGGCCGATGCCGCCTCGGCCACTTGCGTGAGGTTGCGCACCGTGAAGTCGTCGTCGGCGTCGGGCTGGATGCGATGGCGCTGGCGCAGCAGCAGGGTGATGTCGTTTTCCGCGGCGCGAGTGGCTTCCTGGCTCACCGCCTGCACGAACATGAAGCGCACGGTGCCGGGGAAGCGGTTGCCGAACAGCTTGCTCTGGGCCGTCGTGATGGGGACGAGGATCGAATCGTCCTGGTCGCGGCCGTCCAGGCTCTGGCCCTTTTTCTTGAGCACGCCCAGCACCTGGAAGGGCTGGCCGCGGATGCGGATGGTCCTGCCGACGGGGTCTTCGGTATCGAAGAGCTTCTCGACCACGGTCGAGCCCAGCAGGGCCACCCTCGTGGAACTGCGGATG
This Betaproteobacteria bacterium DNA region includes the following protein-coding sequences:
- a CDS encoding GAF domain-containing protein → MTPQAGQARLDVPAPTLEDLKHSLETHFLTKLEYLNAIGIALSQERDINRLLETILVAAKNLTRADGGTLYRLVDDKLQFEILRNDSLSISMGGTSGNAVPFYPIPLHDKDGNPNRTMIAAYAALNDRTVNIADAYTAEGFDFSGTRNFDKRTGYRSTSFLTVPMKNHEGEIIGVLQLLNAIDAETGKVTVFSDEDRRLAESLASQAAIALTNRLLIQQLEVLFESLIELINTAIDDKSPYTGGHCKRVPTLTMMLAEAANTASQGPLASFRMTDKDRYELKIAGLLHDCGKITTPVHVVDKATKLQTIYDRIDLLDTRFEALKREAEVAMLRATLAARGALDASSEQRAREDFEVKIRQYDDDREFLRRTNVGGERMSAEDQARVSRIAQYTWTGPRGVPERFLSRDEEANLNIPYGTLNAQEREIINHHIVATIKMLEALPWPRHLMNVPEYAGGHHERMDGKGYPKGLTRPQMSVQARIMGIADIFEALTAKDRPYKPGKTLSESLSILGKFKENGHIDPDLFDIFLKERVYLRYAQEFLDPEQIDEVDPARIPGNPG
- a CDS encoding pilin — protein: MKKIQQGFTLIELMIVVAIIGILAAVAIPAYQDYLKRSKITEVAATAGACKTSVGEFIASKNLLPANVLEAGCSQTKTTYVNGVTVVGAKIGVEIKAVDSTVDGKNLFLQAEKSPGVLNDGTTSVTGWYCSTDSANTEWKFFPANCRQASL
- a CDS encoding ABC transporter permease, whose protein sequence is MNFLSIIREAARSLGANKLRTGLTMLGMVIGVSAVVLMLAVGTGAQNQVNRAVSSMGSNLLVILSGSTSSGTLRFGSGNAPTLTTGDAEAIARLPDVQAVAPTFPGGAQVAYGINNWGTQVLGVTPEYTMVRDWPVEAGEAISETDIRSSTRVALLGSTVVEKLFDTEDPVGRTIRIRGQPFQVLGVLKKKGQSLDGRDQDDSILVPITTAQSKLFGNRFPGTVRFMFVQAVSQEATRAAENDITLLLRQRHRIQPDADDDFTVRNLTQVAEAASATARILSLMLGAIGSISLVVGGIGIMNIMLVSVTERTREIGIRMAIGARQRDVLMQFLLEALMICIVGGLIGIAIGVAGAFAVGKAMQIEVAFSAWVAVVAFAVSAATGIFFGFWPARRAASLRPVEALRYE